The Salvelinus fontinalis isolate EN_2023a chromosome 31, ASM2944872v1, whole genome shotgun sequence genome has a window encoding:
- the LOC129830161 gene encoding transmembrane protein 240-like yields MHMITTTMIFMILGASVVMAIACLMDMNALLDRFHNYILPHLRGEDRVCHCNCGRHHVHYVIPYDGDHSLVDSSENYFVSDSVTKQEMDLMLGLLLGFCISWLLLWLDGVLHCAVRAWRASRYYDTPSWSWLPSFCNLRDLRRRAQLRQLEDSTGNMVHIKQKLYHNGHPSPRHL; encoded by the exons ATGCATATGATCACAACCACCATGATTTTTATGATTCTTGGCGCTTCAGTTGTAATG GCGATAGCCTGTTTAATGGACATGAACGCACTACTGGATCGCTTTCACAACTACATCTTACCGCATCTACGAGGGGAAGACCGCGTCTGTCATTGCAACTGTGGAAG GCATCATGTCCACTATGTGATCCCGTACGATGGGGACCATTCTCTTGTGGACTCGTCGGAGAACTACTTTGTCAGTGACAGCGTGACCAAGCAGGAGATGGACCTGATGCTGGGGCTGCTGCTGGGCTTCTGTATCAGCTGGCTCCTGCTGTGGCTGGACGGAGTGCTGCACTGTGCTGTCAGGGCATGGAGGGCCAGCCGCTACTATG ACACCCCTTCCTGGTCATGGCTCCCCTCATTCTGTAACCTTCGAGATCTGCGTCGACGCGCCCAGCTCAGACAGCTGGAGGACTCCACTGGCAACATGGTCCACATCAAGCAGAAGCTCTACCACAACGGCCACCCCAGCCCACGCCACCTCTGA